In Fragaria vesca subsp. vesca linkage group LG5, FraVesHawaii_1.0, whole genome shotgun sequence, the genomic stretch AGGTGAAAGAGTCATGTTACCCTCATGAAAAGATGGTGGCCTTCCTGAAGTCCTTGAGAGAATATGCCCTCAAGACTACTACAGCTTGAATGTAATACACATAATGTCGTTCGGTTTGCTTCTTCTTGTGAAATTTGATTTTGTATGTGTCGGTGAAAAAGATGCACATTCCTCGTAAAAGGGTGGTGGCATCCCTCAAGCTCTTTACAGATTATGGACTACTATCAGTACTGTAAAACGTATTTGCTACTTTGTTATGATCATTATAAGAATGCTATTGCAATGCAACGTAGACAAGTTATTTGCCTTTGAATGCCAGACTAGTTAAATTTGCACTTGAAACTACACATACATATGCAATGACGCACTCAATGCTAGCTGATCAACCCGGTAGTTGATAATCAGAGCATACCACTACAATAGGATCGGTAAATTGTTTGACCTTTTCTGTCTATATATAAAATTCCAATATACACTTGACTAAGATGAAACTATACATACATATGCAATGACTATGTTTTTGCTACCGGCTTATCGACCAAGCAATGTGGAATTGCTTGCTTTCTAAAACTATATAAGCTGCAAGTATCACATGAAATAAGCATCCAAGTAAAAACCATAGGAGAGGAAGAAGAAAAGTGAGCCAGAGAGAAATGGCAGAGCAGAACAAGGTGATCCTATACGGAACCTGGTTTAGTCCCTACGCTAAGATGGTGGAAGTCGCCCTCAAAGCGAAGGGTGTACCCTATGAATATGTGGAAGAAGATTTGTGGAACAAAAGTCCAATGCTCCTCAAGTTGAATCCTATTCATAAGAAGGTTCCTGTGCTTGTCCACAACGGGAAAGCCATTGTTGAATCTCTTGTGATCATTGAATATATGGATGAAACCTGGAAAACTGGCCCTCAACTTCTCCCAGAAGATCCGTACAAACGATCCCAATTTCGTTTCTGGGCTAGCTATATGCACCAGGTAAGACTTGAGTTTTGTTAGTTTGCCACCATTAATTTACAAGTTTATTTTATTTACTTACACTCACCGGACATGTTTGTGGATCCACACCAATAGTTTAATTTCTCATAGTTTATAATGAGTTAATGACACGTAAATTTTAAATCATTTTCATTTCAAAGAGTGACAGCACATTTAAAATATTTAATAGAATGTCATATAAAAGAAGTTAAATGAGTTAAGATTATGGACCTAAGATTATATCGAAGATACAAGACATATTTACCCATGTTAATATCATAAACTTTTTATCATTCCTGGAAAAATAAATGTACACGAAATTCAAGTATTTACTCTCAAATTGGTGCAGGTGTTTGAGGCGTTGACAGAAGTGGTTACAACTAGTGGAGAAGCACAAGAGAAAGCCATCAAGGAAACGTTTGAGCAATTAAACTTACTTGAAGAGGGACTAAAGGGTTTGTTCCCAGAAGGCATTGTCTCATCAGATGGTGAATTTAGCAATGGGAAACTACTAGAGTTGGTCATGTTCTCATGCTTTGGCACATATGAAGAAGGTCTGCAAGAAGTTTTTGGCATAGATGTTATAGACCCTGAGAAGACTCCACTGTTATTTTCCTGCATAACAGCTCTGATGGAGATACCTGCACTGAAAGAGTCGTGTAATCCTCATGAAAAGATGGTGGCCTTCCTCAAGTTCTATAGAGAAGATGCCCTCAAGTCTGCTACAGCTTGACCACTAATTTTCAGTCAATGACTATGTACTACTCTGATTGAGTTTGCTGCATCTTATTCTCAGAGGGGTGTATTGTATATGGAATTAGTGGAAGTTTTAAAGAAGTCTATGGAATTTGAAAGTCTAGGTGTATTCAATACAGATTTTTAAAAGTCCATCAAAGTCTGGGTGTATTCAACTAAATTTTAAAAAATCATTATGAATTCCACCAAAATTCAGGGGTATTCAATTAAGACTTTTTAAAATGAATAGAAGTTTAGATGTATTCAAAATATCATTCATACTTATAGAATTAATAACTCATGGATAATTGTGGACTTTGTAGTGTAAATTACACACACCAAACTCCAATATTTTTCCATCCACTAGAGCAAAGATTTGGAAAAGTCTACGACAGACTTTCTCTTTACATGTGAATATGTTGATCCTACAATACATCATCTTTTTTTTATTTTTTTAT encodes the following:
- the LOC101308968 gene encoding glutathione S-transferase U10-like, with product MAEQNKVILYGTWFSPYAKMVEVALKAKGVPYEYVEEDLWNKSPMLLKLNPIHKKVPVLVHNGKAIVESLVIIEYMDETWKTGPQLLPEDPYKRSQFRFWASYMHQVFEALTEVVTTSGEAQEKAIKETFEQLNLLEEGLKGLFPEGIVSSDGEFSNGKLLELVMFSCFGTYEEGLQEVFGIDVIDPEKTPLLFSCITALMEIPALKESCNPHEKMVAFLKFYREDALKSATA